In Pyxidicoccus xibeiensis, the genomic stretch TGCACCCCGGCGACGTGCCGCCGCTGACGGAGGCCATCGCCGAGCTGGCGGAGCGCGGCAACATCGCGCTGGTCATCGAGCATGACCCGCTGGTCATCCGCTCCGCGCACCGCGTGCTGGAGCTGGGCCCCGGCGCCGGCAAGCACGGCGGCACGCTCTGCTTCGACGGCACGCCCGAGGCGCTGGCGAAGAAGAGCGATTTGCCCACCGGCCGCCTCCTGGCGGGGGCTGGCGAGACGAAGCGCACGCCGCGCCAGCGCAAGGGCGAGCTGGTGGTGAAGGGCGCGCGCGAGCACAACCTGAAGGACCTGTCCGTGCGCGTGCCGCTGGGCGTGCTGTGCGCGATTACGGGCCCCAGCGGCTCGGGCAAGAGCACGCTGATGGACGAGGTGCTGTACCGGCACCTGGCGCGCAAGCTGGGCGTGAAGGACGTGGAGGCCCCCGGGGCGGTGGACGCGCTGGAGGGGCTGGACGCGGTGGAGGCCGTCACCTTCGTGGACCAGTCCCCGCTGGGGCGCACCTCGCGCGGCAACGCGGCCACGTACACCAAGGCGTGGGACCGGCTGCGCGAGCGCTTCGCCGCGGAGACCGACGCGGAGCTGCGGGGCCTCACGGCGGCGCACTTCTCCTTCAACGTGGACAAGGGCCGGTGCGAGGCGTGCTCGGGCGAGGGCTACGAGACGGTGGAGATGCAGTTCCTCGCGGACGTGGCGCTCCTGTGCGCGGTGTGCCGCGGCCGGCGCTTCAAGGAAGAGGTGCTCGCCGTCCGGCACCACGGCTTCAGCGTGGCGCAGGTGCTGGAGCTGACGGTGTCGGAGGTGCTCAAGCACTTCGGTGACGACAAGGCGCTGGTGCGCACGCTGGGGCCGGTGGAGCGGCTGGGCCTGGGCTACCTGCCGCTGGGGCAGCCGCTGTCCACGCTGTCGGGCGGCGAGGCGCAGCGGCTGAAGCTGGCACGCGCGCTGGCCAGCGACGCGAAGGGCACGCTGTTCCTCATCGACGAGCCCAGCGCGGGCCTTCACGCGGAGGACGTGCGCCACGTCATCGCCGCGCTGCACGAGCTGGTGGAGCGGGGCGCCAGCGTCATCGTGGTGGACCACGACGTGTCGGTGATGAAGGGCTCGGACTGGGTCATCGACCTGGGCCCGGTGGGCGGCCGTGACGGCGGCCGGCTGGTGGCCGAGGGCACTCCGGACGACGTGGCCCGCGCGCAGGGCGCCACCGCGAAGGCGCTGCGGGGCGAGCACCGGCCGCTGGGGCGCTCGGTGAAGCTGCGCCGGCCGGGGAAGGACGCGGTGCCCGCAATCGAAGTGGAGCACGCGCGCGAGCACAACCTCCAGGACGTGTCCTGCCGGATTCCGCTGGGGAAGCTGACGGTGGTGACGGGGCCGAGCGGCTCGGGCAAGAGCTCGCTGGTGTTCGACGTGGTGTTCGCGGAGGGGCAGCGGCGCTTCCTGGAGACGCTGAGTCCGTATGCGCGCCAGTTCCTGCCCACCATGCCGCGCCCGGACGTGGAGCGCATCGGCTCGCTGCCGCCCTCCGTGGCGCTGGAGCAGCGCACCTCGCGCGCCGGTGCCACCAGCACGGTGGCCACCGTGACGGAGGTCGCCCACTACCTGCGCCTCTTGTTCGCCAAGCTGGGTGAGCCGCACTGCCCGAGGGACGACTCGCCCATCGCCGCCACCACGCCGGACGCGCTGTACGCGCAGGTCCTCACCATGAAGGGCGAGGGCACGGTGCTGGCGCCGGCGGTGCGCGCGCGCAAGGGCACCTACCTGGACGTCTTCGCCGCCGCCGCGCGCGCGGGAATCTCGCGCGCCATCGTCGACGGCAAGGCCGCCAGCACGGACGACCCGCCGCGCCTGACGAAGACGCGCGAGCACGACATCGACCTCGTCATGTACGAGGGGAAGCTGGCGAAGCTGCCTCGCGACGTGCTCGACAAGGCGCTCGGCTGGGGCCAGGGCGCGCTGAAGGTCGGCGGCGGGAAGGGAGAGACGCTGCTGTCCACCGAGCGCACGTGCCCGAAGTGCGGCACGGCGGTGCCGGAGTTGGATCCGCGCTGGTTCTCCTTCAACACCAAGCAGGGCCGCTGCGAGTCGTGCGAGGGCACCGGCGTGCAGGGCGGCCCGGAGGCGCTGGCCGAGGGCGAGGTGTCGCCGTGCCGTGCCTGCGACGGCAGCCGGCTGGCCCCGGTGCCTCGCGGCGTGAGGCTGGAGGGCGCGCGCTACCACGAGGTGGTGCAGGAGTCCGTGGCGTCCACGCTGGCGCGCGTGCGCGGGTGGAAGTTCAAGGGAGACCGGGCCCTCATCGGCGAGGCCTCGCGGCAGGAGCTGCTGCGGCGCATGGAGTTCCTGGAGCGCGTGGGCCTGGGCTACCTGTCCCTGGACCGCAACGCGGCCTCGCTGTCGGGCGGGGAGATGCAGCGGCTGCGGCTGTCCGCGCAGCTGGGCGCGGGCCTCACCGGGGCCATGTACGTGCTGGACGAGCCCACCATCGGCCTGCACCCGCGCGACACGCACCGGCTGCTGGACAACCTGCGCGCCCTGGTGGCGACGGGCTCCACGGTGCTGGTGGTGGAGCACGACGCGGACACCATCCGCGCGGCGGACCACCTGCTGGACTTGGGCCCCACGGGCGGCCGGGGCGGCGGGCACATCCTCGCGGAGGGCCCGCCGGACGTGGTGCTGGAGAGCGACTCGCCCACGGCGCGCGCGCTGCGGGAGGCGAAGGTGCGGCCTCCGTCCGGGCGCGGTGAGCCCAAGCAGTGGCTGGAGCTGAAGGGCGCGCGCGCCAACAACCTGAAGCGCGTGGACCTCAAGCTCCCGGTGGGACGGCTCAACGTCGTTTCGGGCGTGTCCGGCTCGGGCAAGAGCACGCTGGTGCGCCACGTGCTGTACCCGGCGCTGCGCGAGGCGCTGGAGTTGGTGACGGTGAAGCCGGGGGCGTTCGACTCGTTGCGCGGGGTGGAGTCCCTCAAGCGGGTGCTGTCGGTGGACCAGTCGCCCATCGGCCGCACGCCGCGCTCGGTGCCGGCGACGTTCCTCGGCATCTGGGACGAGCTGCGGCGCGTCTTCGCGGCCACGCCCGAGGCGAAGATTCGCGGCTTCACCGCGACGCGCTTCTCCTTCAACTCGGCCAGCGGCGGCCGCTGCACCGCGTGCGAGGGGCAGGGGGCCATCTCCCATGAGATGTCCTTCCTCCCGGACGTGGTGACGCCGTGCGAGGCGTGCAACGGCGCGCGCTTCGACGCGGCCACGCTGGAGGTGCGCTACCACGGCCTCACCATCGGCGACGTGCTGCGGCTGTCCGCCGACGAGGCGAAGGACGTCTTCCGCTCGCTGCCCCGCGTGGCGGCGCCGCTGGAGTGCCTGTCGGACCTCGGCGTGGGCTACCTGCAGCTCGGCCAGGGCTCCAACACGCTGTCGGGCGGCGAGGCGCAGCGGCTGAAGCTGGCCGCGGAGCTGACGGCCTCCTCGCGGCACGAGCCCACGCTGTACGTGCTGGACGAGCCCACCACCGGGCTGCACACCGGTGACGTGGAGAAGCTGATTACCTTCCTGGGCCGGCTGGTGGACCGGGGCGACACGCTGGTGGTCATCGAGCACCACCCGTCCGTCATCGGCGCGGCGGACCACGTGGTGGAGCTGGGGCCCGAGGGCGGCGAGCAGGGAGGCCACATCGTCGGCACGGGCACACCCCGGGAGGTGGCGAAGCTGAAGACGCCCACCGGCCGGGTGCTCAAGTCGCTATTTTCCGGTGAAGACGCCCGTCCCCGGGCCACGGCGAAGCGGGCGTGAAACGCATATGCCATTCGTGCATCCTTGCGGCCGCATGCGAATCCTCCACACCCTGACGCTCACCGCGGCGCTCGCCGTCACCCCGGCGCTCGCCGCGGGCAGCAAGCCCTCCACCCCGGCCCCCAAGGCCGAGACTCCCACGGAGAAGAAGCCCATGTCCTTCCACGACCTGTCCGCCAACCGCCTCGACGGCAAGCCCGAGCCGCTCTCCAGCTACCAGGGGAAGGTCGTCCTGGTGGTGAACACCGCCTCCGAGTGTGGGTACACGCCGCAGTACGCGGGCCTGGAGAAGCTGTACCAGGAGTACAAGGACAAGGGCGTGGTGGTGGTGGGCTTCCCCTCCAACGACTTCGGAGGCCAGGAGCCGGGCAGCGCGGAGGAAATCAAGAAGTTCTGCGAGCTGCGCTACAAGGTGACCTTCCCCATGTTCGAGAAGGTGAAGACGAAGGGGGAGGGACAGTCGCCCGTCTACGCGTTCCTCGCGAAGAACCACCCGGCGCCCAAGTGGAACTTCCACAAGTACGTGGTGGGCAAGGACGGCCAGGTGAAGGCGGCCTTCCCCAGCTCGGTGACGCCGGACAGCGCCGAGCTGAAGACGGCCATCGACGGCGCGCTGTCGCAGAAGTAGCCGGCCCCATCGGGCGCCGCCCCGGCAGCCCGCCGCGTGGCGTCCGAAGGGAGTCGTGGAGGCTGACGCACCGCCTCCCGTCCTCATGTCGTGCGGCCATGGCGGGTGGCGTGGCCCGGGTGCGAAGGCGCGCCCATCCTGAGAGCGGACCTTGCCAGTGGGGAGGGGCCGCATGGCCTTCGCATCGACGCCGGACGTGGACACGTGGGAGGAGGCCTGGCCGGAGCTTCCGCTGGAGGAGTGGAAGGACAGCCAGGCCACGCTGCACCGGTACCTCCAGGTCCTCGGCAAGGTGAAGCTCGCGCTGACGCCGCCGGAGAACCACTGGTGGAACGTGGCGTTCCGCGTGACGGCGCGGGGCCTGACGACGGGCCTCATGCCCTTCGGCGATGGCGCCTTCGAGGTGGACTGCGACTTCCAGGTGCATGAGCTGCACTTCCGGACGAGCGGGGGCGAGACGCGGGTGCTGGGGCTGGACTCGCGGCCCGTGGCGGACTTCTACCGGGACGTGATGGCGCTGCTCCACTCGCTCGGCATCGAGGTGCGCATCTGGGAGACGCCGGTGGAGATTCCAGACGACACGACGCCCTTCAGCGAGGACCGGCACCACGCCACCTACCAGCCGGAGTACGTGTACCGGTGGTGGCGGGCGATGCTGCAGGCGAGCCTGGTGCTGGAGGAGTTCCGGGCACGCTTCACCGGCAAGTGCAGTCCGGTGCACTTCTTCTGGGGGAGCTGCGACCTGGCGGTGACGCGCTTCTCCGGCCGCCCCGCGCCGGAGCGTCCCGGGGCGGACGCCATCACCCGCGAGGCGTACTGCGAGGAGGTGTGCAGCGCCGGCTTCTGGCCGGGCACGTCGCAGTCGAAGGGGGCGGCCTTCTACTGCTACGCCGCCCCGGAGCCGGAGGGCTTCTCCACCGCGGACATCCGCGCGGCGGGAGGCTGGTACGACGCGGGCTTCAAGGAGTACCTGCTGGCCTATGACGACGTGAGACGGGCCCGGGCGCCGAGGGCCTTCCTGCTCGACTTCCTCCAGGGCACGTATGACGCCTGCGCGGACCTGGGCGGCTGGGAGCGCGCGCGGCTGGAGCGGCCCCTGGTGCTGCCCGAGCGGCGCGCGGTACAGGAGGGGACGGCCACGCTCCCGGAGCAGCCCCCGGTGCCGGTGGGCTAGCGGCCGCGGCCTTCTTCAGTCCATGGGCGGCAGCACGGGCAGGCCGTGCTTGAGCTTGAGCTTCATCCTGCCCTCGGTGCGCGCCAGGGTGAGCGCGAGCCGGGCGCGCTTCTCCGGCGGCAAGTCCCTGGCGAGCGCCTGGTACATCTCCTTGTCGAGCACGGCGATGCGCTCGCGGGCCTCGAAGGCGCGCTGCGCGGCCGCGTCCACCTGGGCCAGGGCCGCGCTGTCACCCTGGGTGGCCTGGTGGAGGAGGCGCGCGGCGTCGCGCACCTGCTCGCGCAGGGGGCGGCGCTTCTCGTCGAACCCGCGCAGGGTGGCCTCCATCTTCAGGGCCTGCGCGTTGTCCAGCTCCAGCGCGTCTGACAGCTCCAGCACCTGCCGCAGCCGCTGCCGCTTCTCCGAGCGCTCCAGGCGCTCCGCCTCGCGCCCCTCCTTGCGCTCCTCACGAGGGGACGCCCCGGCCAGCAGGGGCAGCAGGCTCAGGGCCAGCACGGTGGTGCGCAGGGGCTTCATCGTCCTCACAGCGTCTCTCCCAGGTTGAAGTCGGGGTCCTCTTCCAGGTCCTCGAGCAGGTCCTCGCCATCGGGCTCCACCTCGTCCAGCGGCTCCAGTCCGGCCCACGCCTCGAAGGCGGCCAGCGTCTCCGCGTCCACCTCGGGCGCGGGCGGCGCCGTCACCGTCTCCGTCTCCGGGGTGGGCGTCAGGACGCCGGACTTCCGGACGAGGTCCGGCACCAGCAGCATGAGGGCCACCACGGCCGCGGCGGCCACCAGCGAGCCGAGCGTCCGCCGCCGCAGCCCGCGGTGCTGCTCGTCGCGCCGCCAGGCGGCCAGCGTGCGCCGGGGCACCGCGTCCAGCTCGGTCTTCTCCTCGGCGGAGAGCGGGGGCAGCTCCGCCAGGCCGAGGACGCTCACGGTGGACGCGACGGCCTCGCGGCAGCCGTCACACGTCCTCACGTGCTGGGAGACGCGGGCCGTCTCGGCGGTCTCCAGGCCGCCAGTGGCGAAGACATCCAACAACACCTCGTAGTCAGGGCACGCGGCCATCAGCTCTTCTCCTCGGGCGCGCCCACCAGCGCCTTGAGGCGCTTCACCGCGTGGTGGAACTGCACCTTCGCATTGTTCTCGGTGATTCGAAGCGTCTGGGCGATGTCGCGGAACGACAGCCCGCCGTCCAGCCGCAGCGTCAGCACCTCGCGCTGGCGGCGCGGCAGGGCCAGCACGGCGGCACGCACCTGTTGCTCGCGCTCGGCGCGCTCCAGGCCTTCCTGGGCGGACTCGCGCGAGTCCGGGGCCACGTCTTCCGGCGCGGCCTCCACCAGCATGGGCCGCCACCGCTGCCCCTGGCGTGCGTGGTTCTTCGCCAGGTTGAGGGCGATGCGCACCAGCCACGCGCGGAAGGGCGCCGGCCCGGAGGGCGAGAAGCGGGCGAAGACGCGGCGCGAGGCCTCCAGCGCGCGCAGGAAGGCGCTCTGCACCAGGTCCGCCGCGTCCTCGGGGCGCGACGTGTAGCGCCGCACCAGCGAGAAGACGAGCGCCCGGTGCCGCATCACCAGCACGTCGAAGGCCGCCGGCTCGCCGTCCAGGAAGACGCGGCACAGCTCCTCGTCCGAAGCCCGCGCCAGCCCCGAGCGCGCCACCCGCGCGGGCATCGCCACCACCCGTCCGCCTGTCTCCCTGGGGCTCACACCCGTCCAACCCCCGAACCGGCCAAAGGTTATCTTCCCGTCGTCCGTGGTTCCGGCTTTACGGATTGTGCAGGAAATCCGGCACGTTGGGTGGGCGAGCGGGCAGGGGGGCGGTTGCTGGCGGCCGGGGGGCGTGGCCACAATGGGCCGTTGGCTGCGATTACGGAGCGGGAATGGTGACGGAAGGTTCTGGCTCTCGCATCAAGGGTGGGGTGCTCATCTCCCGGTTGAACATGCTGCGCCAGCATGGCGGGCAGGTTCGCGTGGACGACGTGCTGCGGCGGCTTCCTCCCGAGGACCAGGCGGTGCTGCGGAAGATGATTCTTCCGATTGCCTGGTATCCGCTGGAGCTCAACCTGCGGCTGGACACGGCCATCGCGGAGGTGATGTCGCCGGAGGACAAGCGCAGGGCCTTCGTCGACATGGGCCGGGCGTCGGCGGAGGAGGCGCTGCATGGCGCGCAGCACGTCTTCGTGCGGCCGGGGGACCCGCAGTTCCTGCTGAGCCAGGCACCGCAAATCTATCGCTTCTATTACGCGGTGGGCTCGCGGACCTACGAGCGGGCGGGCGAGCGGGCCGCGGTGCTGCGCACGTTCGGCGCGGAGAACGTCACGGAGACGGACTGCCTGACCATCATCGGCTGGCACGAGCGGGCGGTGGAGCTGTCGGGAGGGCGGGCGGTGAACATCTCCCATCCCCAGTGCCGGGCACGGGGCGCGCCGCACTGCGAATACCACGTGGCGTGGCACTAGGGCGCCGGGTGCCGGGCCCCGGCCTCAGGCGGATGGGCCGGGCAGCGGGTTGGCGCGCAGGTAGCGGAGCACATCGTCGAGGTGGCGGTAGACGCGCATCTCGTGGCGGATGACGTGCTCGATGCGGCCGTGCGGGTCGATGATGAAGGTGATGCGGCGGTCCACGTTGAGCACGGGCCAGAGCGCGTCATAGGCGCGGCTGATGGCGCGGTCCTCGTCGCCGAGGAGGGCGAAGTGGATGGCCTCCTTCTGGGCGAACTCGCACTGGGTGCGCTGCGTGTCCACGGAGACGCCCACGAGCTCGGCGCCCAGCTCCTTGAGGAGCTGGTGGTTGTCGCGGAACGCGCGGTTCTCGATGGTGCAGCCGATGGTAAAGGCCTTGGGGAAGAAGAACAGCACCACGCGGCGCCCGCGCAGGGAGGACAGCCGTAGGGGGGCGCCCTGACAGTCGGTGGCGTTGAAGTCCGGCGCGGAGTCTCCGACAGCAGGCATTCCGAAGGGTCCCTTCCTGGATGGGCCGAGGGTGTCTCACCCCTACCACGTTTCAGCGGCGGAACCGTTTCCGGGGATGCTCGACTGGAGGGTGGTGGCGCGGGCGGCGCGGGGTATCGGACGGCTGCCCTGTCCCAAGGTGTCGGGCGGCACGAGTGCCTGGGGCTGGTGGGTGGCTCGCATCGTCTCCAAGGACTGCGAGGAAGCGCTTGAGCGCGCGGGCGTCATGGTTTGAAGTCCGAGGACGTGACAGGCCCCACTCGAGCAGAGGACGAAGAGACCGCCGCCGCCCGGAGGCACGACGACCGGCTGCGGCAGCTGGACACGGCGCGCGACGCCGCGTGGAGCTCGCTGGGCCGGCTGGAGGAAGCAGCCATCATTCCCATCATCCCGAGTGGCCCGTACTGGCCCGGCCATCGCCAGGCCTGGAGGGTCATCCACCGGGAAGGGGGGAGCACGCTGCTCGTCACGGACGGCCTCTCGGACCCGTTCATCGACAGCGAGGAGCTCACCCCGGGCTTCGGCCTGGAGCTGGCCATCGAGACGAACGAGCCGCTGCCGGAAATCCGGAGGAGCTGGTTGCTCCGGCTGTTGCGCGAGGTGGCCGACGAAGTGGCCGAGCATGAGAGCGTGCGTGGCTGGCTGCACAAGGGGTTGATGTCGATGGAGGTCTCGGGCGAGGGCATGCCCGAGCCGCTCGTCACGAGGGAGGGGCGTGTGGCGGTGCTGCTGGGCCTCGAGTCGAGCACGCTGCCCCGG encodes the following:
- a CDS encoding glutathione peroxidase, whose translation is MRILHTLTLTAALAVTPALAAGSKPSTPAPKAETPTEKKPMSFHDLSANRLDGKPEPLSSYQGKVVLVVNTASECGYTPQYAGLEKLYQEYKDKGVVVVGFPSNDFGGQEPGSAEEIKKFCELRYKVTFPMFEKVKTKGEGQSPVYAFLAKNHPAPKWNFHKYVVGKDGQVKAAFPSSVTPDSAELKTAIDGALSQK
- the uvrA gene encoding excinuclease ABC subunit UvrA, with translation MHKTHLVGARTHNLKDLSVDLAEGEFVCITGVSGAGKSSLALDTLYAEGQRRFVESFSPYARQFLERLERPPMDALEPVAAGVAVDRRAPVKSSRSTVATLADVEPYLSALFTREAVPVCDTCGVEAVRTDARVAAAAVIREHPDAQAVITFPVRIPDTAAFLDVRARLLKDGYHRLVVGGEVKELESLKPSEATDPAGVARVVVDRVKLADAQLSRVTQALEDAWLRADGEALAFVPDAAPRRIRRGLVCPKCAREFEPARPGLFSYQSPVGACAPCRGFGRTIGIDWGKVIPNPTLSLSKGAIRPWSGQSTSWERSMLQRWCRARGIPMDRPWEELTADQRELVLEGEGDYHDGRAYPGVRAWFRWMEGRTYKMHVRVLLARYRAYTLCGDCGGARLNTQARAYRVGGLDLPSWHGLELTDALARLEALRTTTGQGDLARRELAGRLRYLQRVGLGYLTLDRQARTLSGGEAQRVSLTAALGTSLTGALFVLDEPTVGLHPGDVPPLTEAIAELAERGNIALVIEHDPLVIRSAHRVLELGPGAGKHGGTLCFDGTPEALAKKSDLPTGRLLAGAGETKRTPRQRKGELVVKGAREHNLKDLSVRVPLGVLCAITGPSGSGKSTLMDEVLYRHLARKLGVKDVEAPGAVDALEGLDAVEAVTFVDQSPLGRTSRGNAATYTKAWDRLRERFAAETDAELRGLTAAHFSFNVDKGRCEACSGEGYETVEMQFLADVALLCAVCRGRRFKEEVLAVRHHGFSVAQVLELTVSEVLKHFGDDKALVRTLGPVERLGLGYLPLGQPLSTLSGGEAQRLKLARALASDAKGTLFLIDEPSAGLHAEDVRHVIAALHELVERGASVIVVDHDVSVMKGSDWVIDLGPVGGRDGGRLVAEGTPDDVARAQGATAKALRGEHRPLGRSVKLRRPGKDAVPAIEVEHAREHNLQDVSCRIPLGKLTVVTGPSGSGKSSLVFDVVFAEGQRRFLETLSPYARQFLPTMPRPDVERIGSLPPSVALEQRTSRAGATSTVATVTEVAHYLRLLFAKLGEPHCPRDDSPIAATTPDALYAQVLTMKGEGTVLAPAVRARKGTYLDVFAAAARAGISRAIVDGKAASTDDPPRLTKTREHDIDLVMYEGKLAKLPRDVLDKALGWGQGALKVGGGKGETLLSTERTCPKCGTAVPELDPRWFSFNTKQGRCESCEGTGVQGGPEALAEGEVSPCRACDGSRLAPVPRGVRLEGARYHEVVQESVASTLARVRGWKFKGDRALIGEASRQELLRRMEFLERVGLGYLSLDRNAASLSGGEMQRLRLSAQLGAGLTGAMYVLDEPTIGLHPRDTHRLLDNLRALVATGSTVLVVEHDADTIRAADHLLDLGPTGGRGGGHILAEGPPDVVLESDSPTARALREAKVRPPSGRGEPKQWLELKGARANNLKRVDLKLPVGRLNVVSGVSGSGKSTLVRHVLYPALREALELVTVKPGAFDSLRGVESLKRVLSVDQSPIGRTPRSVPATFLGIWDELRRVFAATPEAKIRGFTATRFSFNSASGGRCTACEGQGAISHEMSFLPDVVTPCEACNGARFDAATLEVRYHGLTIGDVLRLSADEAKDVFRSLPRVAAPLECLSDLGVGYLQLGQGSNTLSGGEAQRLKLAAELTASSRHEPTLYVLDEPTTGLHTGDVEKLITFLGRLVDRGDTLVVIEHHPSVIGAADHVVELGPEGGEQGGHIVGTGTPREVAKLKTPTGRVLKSLFSGEDARPRATAKRA
- a CDS encoding suppressor of fused domain protein, which gives rise to MTGPTRAEDEETAAARRHDDRLRQLDTARDAAWSSLGRLEEAAIIPIIPSGPYWPGHRQAWRVIHREGGSTLLVTDGLSDPFIDSEELTPGFGLELAIETNEPLPEIRRSWLLRLLREVADEVAEHESVRGWLHKGLMSMEVSGEGMPEPLVTREGRVAVLLGLESSTLPRRFPTPAGHVLLVTIKALLPAELAFMLEQGRNGKRELERRFAEGDTPAHVCRSWRKSVV
- a CDS encoding TIGR02265 family protein translates to MVTEGSGSRIKGGVLISRLNMLRQHGGQVRVDDVLRRLPPEDQAVLRKMILPIAWYPLELNLRLDTAIAEVMSPEDKRRAFVDMGRASAEEALHGAQHVFVRPGDPQFLLSQAPQIYRFYYAVGSRTYERAGERAAVLRTFGAENVTETDCLTIIGWHERAVELSGGRAVNISHPQCRARGAPHCEYHVAWH
- a CDS encoding peroxiredoxin, coding for MPAVGDSAPDFNATDCQGAPLRLSSLRGRRVVLFFFPKAFTIGCTIENRAFRDNHQLLKELGAELVGVSVDTQRTQCEFAQKEAIHFALLGDEDRAISRAYDALWPVLNVDRRITFIIDPHGRIEHVIRHEMRVYRHLDDVLRYLRANPLPGPSA
- a CDS encoding DUF5996 family protein; this encodes MAFASTPDVDTWEEAWPELPLEEWKDSQATLHRYLQVLGKVKLALTPPENHWWNVAFRVTARGLTTGLMPFGDGAFEVDCDFQVHELHFRTSGGETRVLGLDSRPVADFYRDVMALLHSLGIEVRIWETPVEIPDDTTPFSEDRHHATYQPEYVYRWWRAMLQASLVLEEFRARFTGKCSPVHFFWGSCDLAVTRFSGRPAPERPGADAITREAYCEEVCSAGFWPGTSQSKGAAFYCYAAPEPEGFSTADIRAAGGWYDAGFKEYLLAYDDVRRARAPRAFLLDFLQGTYDACADLGGWERARLERPLVLPERRAVQEGTATLPEQPPVPVG
- a CDS encoding zf-HC2 domain-containing protein encodes the protein MAACPDYEVLLDVFATGGLETAETARVSQHVRTCDGCREAVASTVSVLGLAELPPLSAEEKTELDAVPRRTLAAWRRDEQHRGLRRRTLGSLVAAAAVVALMLLVPDLVRKSGVLTPTPETETVTAPPAPEVDAETLAAFEAWAGLEPLDEVEPDGEDLLEDLEEDPDFNLGETL
- a CDS encoding RNA polymerase sigma factor, with product MPARVARSGLARASDEELCRVFLDGEPAAFDVLVMRHRALVFSLVRRYTSRPEDAADLVQSAFLRALEASRRVFARFSPSGPAPFRAWLVRIALNLAKNHARQGQRWRPMLVEAAPEDVAPDSRESAQEGLERAEREQQVRAAVLALPRRQREVLTLRLDGGLSFRDIAQTLRITENNAKVQFHHAVKRLKALVGAPEEKS